From Nitratidesulfovibrio vulgaris str. Hildenborough, a single genomic window includes:
- a CDS encoding vitamin B12-dependent ribonucleotide reductase produces MAERLLPAPADLPDVALNPNAAVVLAKRYYRKGASGEQLEDARDMFWRVASAIAAEETKYEASTWKHEDLAREFYDLMTGWRFLPNSPTLMNAGTDLGQLSACFVLPVGDSIEEIFDAVKHAAMIHKSGGGTGFSFSRLRPKESRVGSTGGVASGPISFLRIFNTATEQIKQGGTRRGANMGILRIDHPDIMDFIRAKERDGEFNNFNLSVALTEAFMQAVENDEDYPLIAPHSGLEKGRLKAREVFELLVRKAWESGDPGIVFIDRINRDNPTPDQGEIESTNPCGEQPLLPYEACNLGSVNLSAFFIPGHENDPNPADKGVDWKALKRVIHLGVRFLDNVIDASRFPLERITERVHQNRKIGLGVMGWADLLFQLRIAYDSPEALHLGERMMAFVRDEGRAASKQLAKERGPFPAYPASTFAERDLGPYRNATVTTIAPTGTLSILAGCSSGIEPLFALSFARHVMDGERLVEVNPHFEAAARAEGCHSPRLMETVASKGSIHGMDHLPEAMRRVFVTAMDIEPVWHLKMQAAFQQYTDNAVSKTVNLPNNATIEDIRNIYWMAYEEGCKGVTVYRDGCKSVQVLCTGDGEKKAEGEAEGKGVVRQRPDVVYGFTQKVPTGLGAMYLTVNETDGKPFEVFATIGKSGRSITAKAEAIGRLVSLALRSGVGVRDIVTQLKGIGGEHPVFQKKGLLLSIPDAIAWVLETRYLQGSVPVHGGSDLERQRCPECGSELVFQEGCHICPACSFTKCG; encoded by the coding sequence ATGGCTGAAAGACTGCTCCCCGCGCCTGCCGACCTTCCCGATGTGGCCCTGAACCCCAACGCTGCCGTTGTGCTTGCCAAGCGTTACTACCGCAAGGGGGCTTCGGGCGAACAGCTTGAAGACGCCCGTGACATGTTCTGGCGTGTCGCCTCCGCCATCGCCGCCGAAGAGACCAAGTACGAGGCTTCCACATGGAAGCACGAAGACCTCGCTCGTGAATTCTACGACCTCATGACCGGGTGGCGCTTTCTGCCCAACTCGCCCACGCTCATGAACGCAGGCACCGACCTCGGGCAGCTTTCCGCCTGCTTCGTGTTGCCTGTGGGCGACTCCATCGAGGAGATTTTCGACGCGGTCAAACACGCGGCCATGATCCACAAGTCCGGTGGTGGCACCGGTTTTTCGTTCTCGCGCCTGCGCCCCAAGGAGAGCCGAGTGGGTTCCACTGGCGGTGTGGCTTCGGGCCCCATCTCCTTCCTGCGCATCTTCAACACCGCCACCGAGCAGATCAAACAGGGCGGGACGCGGCGCGGCGCCAACATGGGCATCCTGCGCATCGACCATCCCGACATCATGGACTTCATCCGCGCCAAGGAGCGCGATGGCGAGTTCAACAACTTCAATCTTTCAGTGGCGCTGACCGAAGCCTTCATGCAGGCGGTGGAGAACGACGAGGACTATCCCCTCATCGCGCCGCACTCCGGGCTGGAGAAGGGGCGGCTCAAGGCACGAGAGGTGTTCGAACTGCTGGTACGCAAGGCGTGGGAGAGCGGAGACCCCGGCATCGTCTTCATCGACCGCATCAACCGTGACAACCCCACTCCCGACCAGGGCGAGATCGAATCGACCAACCCCTGCGGCGAACAGCCCCTGCTGCCCTACGAGGCGTGCAACCTCGGTTCGGTGAACCTTTCCGCCTTCTTCATCCCCGGTCACGAGAACGACCCCAACCCCGCCGACAAGGGCGTGGACTGGAAGGCGCTGAAGCGCGTCATCCATCTCGGGGTGCGTTTTCTCGACAACGTGATCGACGCTTCGCGCTTCCCGCTCGAGCGCATCACAGAACGTGTGCACCAGAACCGCAAGATAGGTCTTGGCGTCATGGGTTGGGCCGACCTGCTCTTCCAGTTGCGCATCGCCTACGACAGCCCCGAGGCCCTGCATCTTGGCGAACGCATGATGGCCTTCGTCCGCGACGAGGGGCGCGCCGCCTCGAAGCAGCTTGCCAAGGAACGTGGTCCTTTCCCGGCCTACCCCGCATCGACCTTCGCCGAACGCGACCTCGGCCCCTACCGCAACGCCACCGTGACCACCATCGCCCCCACGGGAACCCTCTCCATCCTCGCCGGATGCTCTTCGGGCATCGAACCCCTGTTCGCGCTCTCGTTCGCCCGGCACGTCATGGATGGCGAGCGCCTCGTCGAGGTGAACCCGCATTTCGAGGCGGCTGCCAGGGCCGAGGGCTGCCATAGCCCGCGTCTCATGGAGACCGTGGCGTCCAAGGGTTCCATCCACGGTATGGACCATCTGCCCGAGGCGATGCGCCGGGTCTTCGTCACCGCCATGGACATCGAACCGGTCTGGCATCTCAAGATGCAGGCGGCCTTCCAGCAGTACACCGACAATGCCGTCTCCAAGACCGTGAACCTGCCCAACAATGCCACCATCGAGGACATCCGCAACATCTACTGGATGGCCTATGAGGAAGGCTGCAAGGGCGTCACCGTGTACCGCGACGGCTGCAAGTCGGTGCAGGTGCTCTGCACCGGCGACGGCGAGAAGAAGGCCGAAGGTGAAGCCGAGGGCAAGGGCGTGGTGCGCCAGCGTCCCGACGTGGTGTACGGTTTCACCCAGAAGGTGCCCACGGGGCTGGGGGCCATGTACCTCACCGTCAACGAGACCGACGGCAAACCCTTCGAAGTGTTCGCCACCATCGGCAAGTCGGGCCGTTCCATCACCGCCAAGGCCGAGGCCATCGGCCGTCTTGTCTCGCTGGCCCTGCGTTCCGGCGTGGGCGTGCGCGACATCGTGACGCAACTCAAGGGCATCGGCGGTGAGCATCCCGTCTTCCAGAAGAAGGGGCTGTTGCTCTCCATTCCCGATGCCATCGCGTGGGTGCTCGAAACCCGCTACCTGCAAGGTTCCGTTCCCGTTCATGGCGGGTCGGACCTTGAAAGACAGCGTTGCCCCGAATGTGGCAGCGAACTGGTCTTTCAGGAGGGGTGCCACATCTGCCCCGCCTGCAGCTTCACCAAGTGCGGGTAG
- a CDS encoding sigma 54-interacting transcriptional regulator, with translation MSDVTVLIVDDDVAHRTMLRTMLRGWGYATDEADDGETAVEKVREKARDAVLMDVRMARMGGIEALRRIVEYNPAVPVLIMTAYSSVETAVEALRLGAYDYLTKPLDFDVLRHTLERALDHTRLVSENRELKSRLDDAARAPGIIGRSAPMRELAELVATVAPSEATVLITGESGTGKELVARSLHEGSRRSAKQLVTVNCAALSESLLESELFGHERGAFTGADKRRDGRFVQADGGTLFLDEIGELPLLLQAKLLRALQQGEIQRVGSDVPLTVDVRLLAATNRDLREEVAAGRFREDLFYRLNVIGIHMPALRERPDDIPLLAAHFLDRYAERNRKHLKGFTPQAMDMLLKHPWPGNVRELENAVERAVIMATGDWVGERELPMSLRGAGGADPAVADAALPTGQDPYAGLSLEDLERRAIVATLRETGDNKSEAARRLGITRATLHNKLKKYDLE, from the coding sequence ATGAGCGACGTGACCGTTCTCATCGTGGATGACGATGTGGCTCACCGCACCATGCTGCGTACCATGCTGCGCGGCTGGGGCTATGCCACTGACGAGGCCGACGACGGCGAGACCGCCGTCGAGAAGGTGCGCGAAAAGGCCCGCGATGCGGTGCTCATGGATGTGCGCATGGCCCGCATGGGCGGTATCGAGGCGTTGCGGCGCATCGTGGAGTACAACCCCGCCGTGCCCGTTCTCATCATGACGGCATACTCCTCTGTGGAGACGGCCGTGGAGGCTCTGCGGCTCGGGGCCTACGACTACCTGACCAAGCCGCTGGACTTCGATGTGCTGCGCCATACCCTCGAGCGCGCCCTCGACCATACCCGCCTCGTGTCCGAGAACCGTGAGCTGAAGAGCCGCCTCGACGACGCGGCACGGGCACCGGGCATCATCGGGCGCAGTGCACCCATGCGTGAGCTGGCCGAACTCGTCGCCACCGTCGCGCCGTCCGAGGCCACGGTGCTCATCACCGGAGAGTCGGGAACAGGCAAGGAACTGGTGGCAAGGTCGCTTCACGAGGGCAGCCGTCGCAGCGCAAAGCAACTGGTGACGGTGAACTGCGCAGCACTCTCCGAGTCGCTCCTCGAGTCGGAGTTGTTCGGGCATGAGCGGGGAGCCTTCACCGGGGCCGACAAGCGCCGTGACGGGCGATTCGTGCAGGCCGACGGAGGTACACTCTTCCTCGACGAGATAGGCGAACTGCCGCTGCTGTTGCAGGCCAAACTGCTGCGGGCGCTGCAACAGGGAGAGATACAGCGCGTGGGCAGCGACGTTCCGCTGACGGTGGACGTGCGGCTTCTTGCCGCCACCAACCGCGACCTGCGCGAAGAGGTGGCCGCCGGGCGCTTTCGCGAAGACCTGTTCTATCGCCTCAATGTCATCGGCATCCATATGCCCGCGCTGCGTGAACGGCCCGATGACATCCCCCTGCTGGCGGCGCATTTCCTCGACCGTTACGCGGAACGCAACCGCAAGCACCTCAAGGGTTTCACCCCGCAGGCCATGGACATGCTGCTCAAGCACCCGTGGCCGGGTAACGTGCGTGAACTCGAGAACGCCGTGGAGAGGGCTGTCATCATGGCCACGGGTGACTGGGTCGGCGAACGTGAACTGCCCATGTCCCTGCGCGGGGCGGGGGGCGCCGACCCAGCCGTCGCCGATGCCGCACTGCCCACCGGTCAGGACCCCTACGCCGGTCTCTCACTGGAAGACCTCGAGCGTCGCGCCATCGTCGCCACCCTGCGCGAGACGGGTGACAACAAGAGTGAAGCCGCAAGGCGTCTCGGCATCACCCGTGCCACACTGCACAACAAACTCAAGAAGTACGACCTCGAATGA
- a CDS encoding ATP-binding protein, with protein MTPSTVLERLRSRLASPWSLVLLAALLVAGIVAVLLGSYHGAASTMTRILTEKGASLIRSFEAGARTGMRHSAGLRLQILLEEMADQPDIRFIAVVSPEGEVLAHSDMTRVGTRLFNPDELQRLDAGTEPRWTLLPGDGGDDFVVFRLFDPVRRRAMFIPEGGRMAPPPPDDARLEHPDDQRPRSRAERFARWRERQEGLSPFPGSLPLPEDGRGDTGRREHGGHGMHGGFDASCMRSPQGPPPVILVGLDMQPFAEARAQDRNHALLMLALAGGVAVAGVLSLVWSRREQAARRRLMASQAFAAKVVSSLPDGLVAFDREGRIDECNAAGADLLGVGASSALGQGASWLPAPLDAMAAYLLGGGVLAPTEVECRRADGTSVPLGVRGARIVDDEGRAVGVILLLRDLSEVRHLEAEVRRREKLAAVGNLAAGVAHEIRNPLSSIKGYATYFGTRFPEGSDDREAARVMVQEVDRLNRVISDLIGLSRPSDIRPRPTRVADIVDHALRLVRPDAEARKVAVRFEAAPDVPEALVDPDRFAQALLNVCLNGMEAMGDGGELMVTAYRHGDGRVAVSVRDTGPGISPENLSRVFDPYFTTKGQGTGLGLAIVHKIIEAHGGEVGFRSEPGHGTECTFILPAVHAGATPDIRADAAGAGQPRAATSAGILAGTSDQDTDKGE; from the coding sequence ATGACCCCATCCACCGTCCTCGAACGTCTGCGTAGCCGCCTTGCCTCGCCATGGTCGCTGGTGCTTCTCGCCGCCTTGCTGGTGGCTGGCATCGTGGCCGTCCTGCTGGGGTCGTATCATGGTGCGGCATCGACCATGACGCGCATCCTCACTGAAAAGGGCGCGTCGCTCATCCGTTCGTTCGAAGCGGGAGCACGTACGGGCATGAGGCACAGTGCCGGGTTGCGCCTGCAGATACTGCTTGAGGAGATGGCAGACCAGCCTGACATCCGTTTCATCGCCGTGGTCTCGCCCGAGGGCGAGGTGCTGGCGCATAGCGACATGACCCGCGTGGGCACACGCCTGTTCAACCCTGACGAACTTCAGAGGCTGGATGCCGGGACAGAACCCCGCTGGACGCTCCTGCCCGGTGACGGTGGGGACGATTTCGTGGTCTTTCGCCTGTTCGACCCGGTGCGCCGCCGTGCCATGTTCATACCCGAAGGCGGGCGCATGGCCCCGCCTCCGCCAGACGATGCAAGGCTGGAGCATCCCGACGACCAGCGGCCGCGTTCACGGGCGGAGCGTTTCGCCAGATGGCGCGAACGGCAAGAAGGCCTCTCCCCCTTTCCGGGAAGCCTCCCCTTGCCGGAAGATGGTCGCGGAGACACCGGCAGGCGTGAACATGGCGGCCACGGGATGCACGGCGGGTTCGACGCCTCGTGCATGCGAAGCCCGCAGGGCCCTCCTCCGGTCATCCTCGTGGGGCTGGATATGCAGCCCTTTGCCGAGGCGCGCGCGCAGGACCGCAACCATGCCCTGCTCATGCTGGCACTGGCTGGTGGCGTAGCTGTCGCCGGGGTCCTGTCGCTGGTGTGGTCACGACGTGAACAGGCGGCACGGCGTCGGCTGATGGCGTCGCAGGCGTTCGCGGCCAAGGTGGTGTCGAGCCTGCCTGACGGGCTTGTGGCCTTCGACCGCGAAGGGCGCATCGACGAATGCAACGCAGCCGGGGCCGACCTGCTGGGTGTCGGCGCTTCGTCCGCACTGGGACAGGGCGCGTCATGGCTTCCTGCCCCGCTTGATGCCATGGCCGCGTATCTTCTCGGTGGCGGTGTTCTCGCCCCCACCGAAGTGGAGTGCCGCCGTGCCGACGGAACGAGCGTACCACTGGGCGTGCGGGGCGCGCGCATCGTGGACGATGAAGGCCGTGCTGTGGGTGTCATCCTGCTGTTGCGCGACCTCAGCGAGGTGCGGCACCTCGAGGCGGAAGTGCGCAGGCGCGAGAAGCTTGCAGCCGTGGGTAACCTCGCCGCTGGCGTCGCGCACGAGATACGCAACCCGCTCAGTTCGATAAAGGGCTACGCCACCTACTTCGGTACGCGCTTCCCTGAAGGCAGCGACGACCGTGAGGCCGCCCGCGTCATGGTGCAGGAGGTCGACAGGCTCAACCGCGTCATCTCCGACCTCATCGGCCTGTCGCGTCCTTCCGACATCCGGCCCCGGCCCACCCGTGTGGCGGACATCGTCGACCACGCCTTGCGACTGGTACGTCCGGATGCCGAGGCCCGCAAGGTCGCCGTGCGTTTCGAGGCCGCGCCGGATGTGCCCGAGGCCCTCGTGGACCCCGACCGCTTCGCGCAGGCGTTGCTCAATGTCTGCCTCAACGGCATGGAAGCCATGGGAGACGGGGGTGAGCTTATGGTGACGGCGTATCGCCACGGTGATGGCAGGGTCGCGGTGTCGGTGCGCGACACCGGGCCGGGCATCTCACCGGAGAACCTGTCGCGGGTCTTCGACCCCTATTTCACGACCAAGGGACAGGGCACGGGCCTTGGCCTCGCCATCGTCCACAAGATCATCGAAGCCCATGGGGGCGAGGTGGGCTTCCGCTCCGAACCGGGGCACGGCACCGAGTGCACCTTCATACTGCCCGCTGTCCATGCAGGGGCGACACCGGACATCCGGGCCGATGCGGCAGGCGCGGGTCAGCCCCGTGCGGCGACATCCGCGGGCATATTAGCGGGCACATCCGATCAAGACACGGACAAGGGGGAGTAG
- a CDS encoding periplasmic heavy metal sensor, with translation MNSKRIALGIIALATVVSLGTAANNAFARGHGNYHGQGQMMGQAYEALTPEKQAKFDSLIDAFNTKVTPLRDKLWAKHTELNALSSNPNTKPEDIRKLTDEITALRTQYRTEAANLDASMQKEVGIKTHFATMGHRGMGGMGGGCGMMGGKGGMGSGMMQMHDGEGPHRGQNM, from the coding sequence ATGAACAGCAAGCGCATCGCCCTCGGCATCATCGCCCTCGCCACCGTTGTCAGCCTCGGCACCGCCGCCAACAACGCTTTCGCCCGCGGGCACGGCAACTACCATGGTCAGGGGCAGATGATGGGTCAGGCCTATGAAGCCCTCACCCCCGAGAAGCAGGCCAAGTTCGACAGCCTCATCGACGCCTTCAACACCAAGGTGACGCCGCTGCGCGACAAGCTGTGGGCCAAGCACACCGAACTGAACGCCCTCTCCAGCAACCCCAACACCAAGCCCGAAGACATCCGCAAGCTCACGGACGAAATCACTGCACTGCGCACCCAGTACCGCACCGAAGCCGCCAACCTCGACGCGAGCATGCAGAAGGAAGTCGGTATCAAGACCCACTTCGCCACCATGGGACACCGTGGCATGGGCGGCATGGGCGGCGGCTGCGGCATGATGGGCGGCAAGGGCGGCATGGGCTCCGGCATGATGCAGATGCATGACGGCGAAGGCCCCCACCGCGGCCAGAACATGTAA
- a CDS encoding SO_0444 family Cu/Zn efflux transporter: protein MTLIHDIILASWDILLEAAPYVLFGFFVAGLLKAYVPASFVARHLGRGHVGPVFKAALFGIPLPLCSCGVIPAAAGLRQQGASKGATTSFLIATPETGVDSMAVTWALLDPVMTVARPFAALLTSVAAGLMVDLFPERKRGESEISPPVMSPSRDAALHDGPTTLPAPVIAPVLHGAAGIAAAGSVSLGPIREHAACTCSGHASVAASACCGTSHSVSAPSGASCGCGSAAHAHSGTGCCGHDTPIGQVSGGFSGVVERFRGGMRFAFGELVADIGGWLLLGVVLAAVITILIPDDLFSGTFASGIGGILLMMVVGIPLYVCATASTPIAAAFALKGISPGAALVFLLAGPATNVATITVVARMLGRKAAVIYVAVIGVMSVALGLAVNMLYGWLGMGVTGWVQGSADAEPGMLSAVAAVVLLLLVLYQWLPALVARLRGEAHPAGCGCGH, encoded by the coding sequence ATGACCCTTATCCATGACATCATACTGGCATCGTGGGATATTCTTCTTGAAGCGGCCCCCTATGTCCTCTTCGGCTTCTTCGTTGCCGGACTGCTGAAGGCCTACGTCCCCGCCTCCTTCGTCGCGCGCCATCTCGGGCGTGGGCATGTGGGCCCTGTCTTCAAGGCTGCCCTCTTCGGCATTCCCCTGCCGCTATGTTCGTGCGGTGTCATCCCTGCCGCCGCCGGGTTGCGTCAGCAGGGTGCCAGCAAAGGTGCCACCACCTCGTTTCTCATCGCCACACCGGAAACGGGGGTAGACTCCATGGCCGTGACATGGGCCTTGCTAGACCCTGTCATGACCGTGGCGCGTCCCTTCGCCGCCTTGCTGACCTCTGTGGCGGCAGGGCTCATGGTCGACCTTTTCCCCGAAAGGAAGCGGGGTGAGTCAGAGATATCCCCCCCAGTGATGTCCCCTTCACGCGACGCGGCGCTTCATGACGGCCCCACCACTCTGCCCGCGCCCGTCATAGCCCCCGTCCTGCACGGTGCCGCTGGCATTGCCGCGGCCGGGAGTGTCTCTCTGGGACCAATCAGGGAACACGCCGCGTGCACCTGTTCTGGGCACGCTTCCGTGGCTGCTTCTGCGTGTTGCGGCACGTCGCACAGCGTGTCTGCGCCATCCGGCGCGTCATGCGGTTGCGGGAGTGCAGCGCATGCGCATTCCGGCACGGGCTGTTGCGGACATGATACCCCCATCGGGCAGGTCAGCGGCGGCTTCAGCGGTGTGGTGGAAAGGTTCCGTGGCGGGATGCGCTTCGCCTTCGGTGAACTTGTTGCGGACATCGGCGGCTGGCTGCTGCTTGGCGTTGTGCTTGCCGCTGTCATCACCATCCTCATCCCGGACGACCTTTTCTCCGGAACGTTCGCCTCGGGTATCGGCGGCATCCTTCTGATGATGGTGGTGGGCATTCCGTTGTATGTCTGCGCGACGGCCTCCACCCCCATCGCTGCGGCCTTTGCCCTCAAGGGCATCTCACCCGGGGCTGCGCTGGTCTTCCTCCTCGCCGGGCCGGCGACCAACGTGGCCACCATCACTGTCGTGGCGCGGATGCTCGGTCGCAAGGCCGCTGTCATCTATGTCGCCGTCATCGGGGTCATGTCAGTCGCACTTGGGCTGGCAGTGAACATGCTCTACGGCTGGCTTGGCATGGGTGTGACAGGCTGGGTGCAGGGCAGTGCCGACGCGGAACCGGGTATGCTCTCTGCCGTGGCGGCTGTGGTGCTTCTTCTGCTGGTGCTGTACCAGTGGCTGCCCGCCCTTGTGGCCCGTCTGCGCGGCGAGGCCCACCCTGCCGGGTGCGGCTGCGGACATTAG
- a CDS encoding VgrG-related protein: protein MPYDKNLMPDVARGLSLPAPRSFSSRQGGAGFGQVLAQQGAVPDDAEAAGARALAAMAQVLEGQGGGIGSNGAMAARSLLALTGKMRLAGEGGMGDAISEATRTAQGKRTAAAPRSARASRSGGSGDVSGLGSLAAQFESGDEGIAAIGYDRHGGTSYGKFQIASRPGTMDRFLDYLDGQAPDIASRLREAGPANTGSRNGAMPDAWRAIADEQPARFEALQDRFITESHYVPALDAVSKQAGLDKGAFSPALKEVLWSTAVQHGPGAAARIFNRAVDLAGDGKGSQHERELIRNVYAVRSEQFGSSTSRVREAVQQRLQREMQLALNMVGKGPDRA, encoded by the coding sequence ATGCCTTACGACAAGAATCTCATGCCGGATGTGGCCCGGGGACTGTCCCTTCCCGCACCTCGGTCTTTTTCGAGCAGACAGGGCGGCGCAGGCTTCGGGCAGGTGCTTGCCCAGCAGGGTGCCGTCCCTGACGACGCCGAGGCCGCAGGCGCACGCGCCCTTGCGGCCATGGCACAGGTGCTCGAAGGACAGGGGGGCGGCATCGGTTCCAACGGGGCCATGGCCGCACGTAGCCTTCTGGCGCTCACGGGCAAGATGCGCCTTGCCGGTGAAGGCGGCATGGGCGACGCCATCTCCGAAGCCACCCGCACGGCGCAGGGCAAACGCACCGCCGCAGCACCGCGTTCTGCGCGGGCGTCACGTTCCGGCGGCAGTGGTGATGTCTCCGGTCTGGGGTCCCTTGCCGCACAGTTCGAATCGGGTGACGAGGGCATCGCCGCCATCGGCTATGACAGGCATGGCGGAACGTCCTACGGCAAGTTCCAGATAGCCTCGCGCCCCGGCACCATGGACCGCTTCCTCGACTATCTCGACGGTCAGGCCCCTGACATCGCCAGTCGATTGCGCGAGGCAGGGCCCGCCAACACAGGAAGCCGTAACGGTGCCATGCCCGATGCGTGGCGTGCCATCGCCGACGAACAGCCTGCCCGTTTCGAGGCCTTGCAGGACCGTTTCATCACCGAAAGCCACTATGTCCCGGCGCTCGATGCCGTCAGCAAGCAGGCGGGTCTCGACAAGGGGGCCTTCTCTCCTGCGCTGAAGGAGGTGTTGTGGAGTACCGCCGTACAGCACGGGCCGGGTGCCGCTGCGCGCATCTTCAACAGGGCCGTGGACCTCGCCGGAGACGGCAAGGGCAGCCAGCATGAACGTGAGCTCATCCGCAATGTGTACGCGGTACGTTCCGAACAGTTCGGTTCGTCCACGTCACGTGTGCGCGAGGCGGTACAGCAGCGGTTGCAACGCGAGATGCAACTCGCCCTGAACATGGTGGGTAAGGGCCCGGACCGCGCCTGA
- a CDS encoding M48 family metallopeptidase, with the protein MTIPSSRDTVTHTRRALSTVGKGLAALRHLLPLLLCLLVLAGCAKAPYTGRSQFIMVSPQQEMALGQQESRKILSKEPVKTGTDEAQRVETVGRRIAAAARRGDFRWEFHLIGKDVANAFCLPGGKVFVYEGIFKYADTDAELATVMAHEVGHAIARHGAERMSRAMMVQMGHDAAAIALGVAGGSPAAVQAFSQAYGTGANVGLMLPFGREQEYEADRIGLMLMAQAGYDPRAALDFWRKMSSAPGKRPPEFLSTHPTGQHRIAELQARMGDALRVYRPPSGK; encoded by the coding sequence ATGACGATTCCGTCAAGCCGCGATACCGTGACGCACACCCGAAGGGCCCTCTCCACGGTGGGCAAGGGCCTTGCCGCATTACGACATCTGCTGCCTCTGCTGCTGTGCCTTCTCGTGCTGGCCGGGTGTGCCAAGGCCCCGTATACCGGGAGAAGCCAGTTCATCATGGTCTCACCCCAGCAGGAGATGGCCCTCGGACAGCAGGAGTCAAGAAAGATCCTTTCAAAGGAACCGGTGAAGACCGGCACCGACGAGGCGCAGCGTGTCGAGACCGTTGGCAGGCGCATAGCCGCCGCAGCCCGCCGTGGCGATTTCAGGTGGGAGTTCCATCTCATCGGCAAGGATGTCGCCAACGCCTTCTGCCTTCCGGGGGGCAAGGTCTTCGTCTATGAGGGCATATTCAAGTACGCGGATACCGATGCCGAACTCGCCACCGTCATGGCACACGAGGTGGGACACGCCATCGCGAGGCATGGTGCCGAACGCATGAGCCGCGCCATGATGGTGCAGATGGGGCACGATGCGGCTGCCATCGCGTTGGGCGTGGCCGGAGGTTCTCCGGCAGCGGTGCAGGCGTTCAGTCAGGCCTATGGCACAGGTGCCAACGTGGGGCTGATGCTCCCCTTCGGGCGTGAGCAGGAATACGAGGCCGACCGTATCGGACTCATGCTCATGGCACAGGCAGGTTACGACCCGCGTGCCGCGCTCGATTTCTGGCGCAAGATGTCATCCGCCCCCGGAAAGCGGCCCCCGGAGTTCCTCTCGACCCACCCCACGGGGCAGCATCGTATAGCTGAACTGCAGGCCCGCATGGGCGACGCCCTGAGGGTGTACCGCCCTCCGTCGGGGAAGTGA